In one Pseudoclavibacter sp. Marseille-Q3772 genomic region, the following are encoded:
- the prmC gene encoding peptide chain release factor N(5)-glutamine methyltransferase — MDTAGEGSVDELLARSERLLRASGLKHPEREAALCVAGVLGISSGELAIMRLLSRSCSDRDAQRVRVAVTRRARREPLQHILGSAPFMDFELAVGPGVFVPRYETESLVEIAIRYLQDVRGTVIDIGSGSGTIAIALARALPEVTVVALEASPHAWPWLQRNIRTLAPRVQARFGSWDMNLPSGKIAAICTNPPYIPQAEIPRDPEVRCFDPAMALYSGEDGLAEIRRIASVAAGRLRSGGFVITEHTEAQGDAVQRCFTDAGLRDARTFRDLTDRPRFTVAWQQ; from the coding sequence GTGGACACAGCAGGCGAGGGCAGCGTTGACGAGTTACTTGCTCGGAGCGAGCGGCTCCTGCGCGCGTCGGGCCTTAAGCACCCCGAGCGTGAAGCGGCGCTTTGCGTTGCCGGGGTGCTTGGTATCTCTTCCGGCGAGTTGGCGATCATGCGATTGCTTTCGCGCAGCTGTTCGGACCGTGATGCTCAGCGAGTGCGCGTCGCCGTAACGCGCCGGGCGCGTCGCGAACCGCTGCAACACATCCTCGGCAGTGCCCCGTTCATGGATTTTGAGCTTGCCGTAGGCCCGGGAGTATTCGTGCCCCGATACGAAACCGAATCGCTCGTCGAGATTGCCATTCGCTACCTGCAGGACGTTCGTGGCACCGTTATCGATATCGGCTCCGGTAGTGGCACTATTGCCATCGCGCTCGCTCGCGCGCTACCTGAGGTAACCGTGGTGGCATTAGAGGCGTCACCGCACGCTTGGCCGTGGCTGCAGCGCAATATTCGCACCCTGGCTCCGCGCGTGCAGGCGCGATTTGGTTCGTGGGATATGAATCTGCCGAGCGGCAAGATCGCTGCGATCTGCACGAATCCGCCGTATATACCGCAAGCTGAGATTCCAAGGGACCCTGAGGTTCGCTGTTTTGATCCCGCGATGGCGCTGTACTCGGGTGAAGACGGGTTAGCTGAGATCCGCCGGATCGCCTCGGTCGCGGCCGGGCGCCTGCGTTCGGGCGGATTCGTGATTACCGAGCACACCGAAGCGCAGGGCGACGCGGTACAGCGCTGTTTCACGGATGCGGGTTTGCGGGATGCGCGCACGTTCCGTGATCTCACCGACCGCCCGCGATTCACAGTGGCCTGGCAGCAGTAA
- the rho gene encoding transcription termination factor Rho — translation MTDSNKNAATNTESTPAEQENTERPLAQMRVADLQAMAGKLGIKGAARMRKSQLIEAIDEARGGAGQSKPADEGKSARKPAATNDSATGSESAADSGDKQTDTEPQDAPAKRKSSSKGKRKSSSGKSRDDAFAENEESTDSAEQTASNSPKTLDDIVLPPARDEERDEDENAESNSQPEHSGGRKRNRNRNRNKSNDDSNNKQNDSGKSNQDRRRKRRDDVDPEIAPDDVLLPIAGILDVLDNYAFVRTSGYLAGANDVYVSLGQVKKYNLRKGDAIVGAIRQPREGEYHSGRQKYNALVRIDSVNGESPDPNKERAEFDSLTALYPNERLSLETSGAHAAPRMIDLFAPIGKGSRGLIIAPPKSGKSILLERIAGAITENYPDTHLMLVLVDERPEEVTRLERLIHGEVVSATFDMPAENHTTIAELAIERAKRLVELGLDVVVLLDSITQLGRAYNVTAPSSGRVIDGGVDASALYPPKRFFGAARNVENGGSLTILATAMVENGSRTDEVILEEFAGTANMELRLSRKIADRRIFPAIDIQQSSTLHEEALLSESELEATWSVRRELGENAQLSLQAVLERLDATDSNEQFVASVKARGISTEATR, via the coding sequence ATGACTGATTCGAACAAGAACGCTGCTACGAACACGGAGAGCACTCCGGCGGAGCAGGAAAACACCGAGCGGCCACTCGCACAGATGCGAGTCGCGGATCTGCAGGCAATGGCCGGCAAACTTGGCATTAAAGGTGCGGCGCGGATGCGCAAGTCCCAGCTAATTGAGGCCATCGATGAAGCTCGTGGCGGAGCCGGACAATCTAAGCCCGCTGACGAGGGCAAGTCCGCCCGGAAGCCGGCAGCCACGAACGACAGTGCGACAGGCAGCGAATCGGCTGCAGATTCCGGTGACAAGCAAACGGACACCGAACCGCAGGACGCTCCGGCTAAGCGCAAGAGCAGCTCAAAGGGAAAGCGTAAGAGCAGCAGCGGAAAGTCACGGGATGACGCTTTCGCCGAGAATGAAGAATCGACCGACTCGGCTGAGCAAACCGCATCCAATAGCCCGAAGACACTGGACGACATCGTGCTGCCACCGGCACGGGATGAAGAGCGCGACGAAGACGAGAACGCAGAGTCGAACTCGCAGCCTGAACACAGCGGCGGCCGCAAGCGGAATCGCAATCGCAACCGCAACAAGTCCAATGACGACTCGAACAACAAACAGAATGATTCGGGCAAGTCGAACCAGGACCGTCGCCGCAAGCGTCGTGACGATGTCGACCCGGAGATCGCACCTGATGACGTGCTGCTGCCGATCGCGGGAATCTTGGACGTGCTCGATAACTACGCGTTTGTGCGCACCAGCGGCTACCTGGCAGGCGCAAACGATGTGTATGTTTCGCTCGGTCAGGTAAAGAAGTACAACCTGCGCAAGGGCGACGCCATCGTGGGTGCTATTCGACAGCCACGCGAAGGGGAGTATCACTCCGGTCGTCAGAAGTACAACGCACTCGTGCGGATCGATTCGGTGAACGGCGAAAGTCCAGATCCGAACAAGGAACGTGCCGAGTTTGATTCGTTGACCGCGCTGTATCCGAATGAGCGTCTTTCGCTCGAAACTTCCGGTGCCCATGCGGCACCGCGGATGATCGACCTGTTTGCCCCGATCGGTAAGGGAAGCCGCGGGCTGATTATTGCCCCACCCAAGTCGGGTAAATCGATCCTGCTTGAGCGCATCGCTGGTGCGATCACGGAGAACTACCCCGACACGCATCTCATGCTGGTGCTTGTCGATGAGCGTCCGGAAGAGGTCACTCGCTTGGAGCGCTTGATTCACGGTGAGGTTGTCTCGGCAACGTTCGATATGCCGGCCGAGAACCACACGACGATTGCCGAACTCGCGATTGAGCGCGCTAAGCGTTTGGTTGAGTTGGGGCTGGATGTTGTTGTGCTGCTCGATTCGATTACCCAGCTTGGTCGGGCATACAACGTGACCGCCCCGAGCAGTGGACGTGTTATTGACGGTGGCGTTGACGCATCCGCGCTGTACCCACCGAAACGATTCTTCGGTGCTGCCCGCAACGTTGAGAACGGCGGTTCGTTGACCATCCTCGCGACGGCCATGGTCGAGAACGGTTCGCGCACCGATGAAGTAATCCTGGAGGAGTTCGCCGGTACCGCGAATATGGAGCTGCGTCTGTCGCGCAAGATTGCCGATAGGCGCATCTTCCCGGCAATTGATATTCAGCAGTCCTCGACCCTGCACGAAGAGGCGCTGCTGAGCGAGTCGGAGCTCGAAGCAACATGGTCGGTGCGCCGCGAACTCGGTGAGAACGCCCAGCTGTCACTGCAGGCTGTTCTGGAACGGCTGGATGCGACGGACAGCAACGAACAGTTCGTCGCGTCGGTGAAGGCCCGCGGTATCTCTACGGAGGCAACTCGATGA
- the epsC gene encoding serine O-acetyltransferase: protein MTPFRLRSRARNIWLTVREDIAAVQRNDPAATSKLTVFVNYSGLHAVWMHRIAHRMWRTGWGRFPARVLSQITRALTGIEIHPAAQIGRRFVIDHGMGVVIGETAIVGDDVMMYHGVTLGGVSTKRVKRHPTIGDRVMIGAGAKLLGPVEIGADSRIGANAVVTKSAPPGSVLVGIPAQNRAQSSAANTPSLDADPEWPARVDR, encoded by the coding sequence GTGACTCCATTTCGACTTCGTAGCCGAGCCCGCAATATTTGGTTGACGGTGCGTGAAGATATCGCCGCCGTTCAACGCAACGACCCGGCGGCGACGTCCAAGCTCACGGTATTCGTCAACTATTCCGGACTGCATGCGGTGTGGATGCACCGTATCGCGCACCGCATGTGGCGTACCGGATGGGGTCGGTTCCCGGCGCGCGTGCTTTCGCAGATCACTCGCGCACTCACCGGGATCGAAATTCACCCTGCCGCACAGATCGGTCGACGCTTTGTGATCGATCACGGAATGGGTGTGGTGATCGGTGAGACCGCCATCGTCGGTGACGATGTGATGATGTATCACGGTGTCACCCTCGGCGGTGTTTCAACGAAGCGCGTGAAACGTCACCCAACGATTGGTGATCGGGTCATGATCGGCGCGGGCGCGAAACTGCTTGGGCCCGTCGAGATCGGAGCGGATAGTCGCATCGGCGCAAACGCCGTAGTTACTAAATCCGCTCCCCCGGGTTCGGTGCTGGTCGGCATCCCCGCACAAAACCGGGCACAATCGAGCGCCGCGAACACACCGTCACTCGACGCTGACCCAGAGTGGCCAGCAAGGGTCGACCGCTGA
- a CDS encoding homoserine dehydrogenase produces MNELRTVRVALLGAGSVGSQVARLLLENTEEFAQRTGARLELVGIAVRDLNRPRDVELPAELFTDDAQTLVLQADFVVELMGGIEPARTLITQALESGADVVTANKALLAQHGPELFALAERVGAQLHYEAAVAGAIPILRPLRENLSGDRVDRILGIVNGTTNYILDRMHTRGDSFEESLRVATELGYAEADPTADIEGHDAQQKAAILSSIAFHTTVNLDEVHCEGITNVTLEQIEDAKRAGFVVKLLAICERVVDAAGEQSVSARVYPALIPAEHPLASVHGGNNAVFVEAEAAGSLMFYGAGAGGVETASAVLGDLVSAARRHVLGGPGLGESMDANLPVRPFSEVRTRFQIALSVTDAPGVLAHLATVFAEHGVSIATLEQTNDGEHASLVIVTHAASEGALQQVVAALRESDRIHSVDGVLRVEGSSE; encoded by the coding sequence ATGAACGAACTACGTACTGTGCGCGTTGCGCTACTCGGTGCTGGATCGGTCGGCAGCCAGGTAGCCAGACTGCTTCTGGAGAACACCGAAGAGTTCGCGCAGCGAACCGGAGCTCGCTTGGAACTGGTCGGTATTGCCGTGCGCGATTTGAACCGTCCACGCGATGTCGAACTGCCAGCTGAGCTGTTCACCGACGATGCACAAACGCTTGTTTTGCAGGCTGACTTCGTCGTCGAGCTTATGGGCGGTATTGAACCCGCACGCACGCTCATCACCCAGGCGCTCGAATCAGGCGCTGATGTGGTGACCGCCAACAAGGCACTGCTTGCGCAGCACGGACCGGAACTCTTCGCCCTTGCCGAGCGCGTTGGTGCTCAGCTGCATTATGAAGCCGCGGTGGCCGGTGCAATCCCGATCTTGCGTCCGCTACGCGAGAACCTCTCGGGAGACCGCGTCGACCGCATCCTGGGCATTGTCAATGGCACAACCAACTACATCCTCGACCGGATGCACACCCGCGGCGACTCGTTTGAGGAGTCGCTGCGAGTGGCGACCGAACTGGGGTATGCCGAAGCCGATCCGACTGCGGATATCGAAGGCCACGACGCTCAGCAGAAAGCCGCGATTCTTTCATCCATCGCATTCCACACCACCGTTAACTTGGACGAGGTGCACTGCGAAGGCATCACTAATGTCACGCTCGAGCAGATTGAAGATGCCAAGCGTGCGGGTTTTGTGGTGAAACTGCTTGCAATTTGTGAACGAGTCGTGGATGCAGCGGGTGAGCAGTCGGTGTCTGCTCGGGTGTATCCGGCGCTCATCCCGGCCGAACACCCGCTGGCGTCCGTTCACGGTGGCAATAACGCTGTCTTTGTCGAAGCGGAGGCGGCCGGTTCGCTGATGTTCTATGGTGCTGGCGCGGGCGGGGTTGAAACCGCCTCTGCTGTGCTTGGAGACTTGGTTTCAGCGGCGCGACGCCATGTACTCGGAGGCCCGGGACTCGGCGAGTCGATGGATGCGAACCTGCCGGTTCGTCCCTTCAGCGAAGTGCGAACCCGCTTCCAGATCGCCCTATCGGTGACTGACGCTCCCGGCGTGCTCGCACACCTAGCGACGGTGTTCGCTGAACACGGAGTATCGATCGCCACGCTGGAACAGACGAATGACGGGGAGCACGCCTCATTGGTGATCGTGACGCACGCGGCTAGCGAAGGCGCTCTCCAGCAGGTAGTCGCTGCCCTGCGCGAGAGTGACCGGATCCACTCGGTCGACGGCGTCCTGCGCGTTGAGGGATCCAGCGAATGA
- a CDS encoding L-threonylcarbamoyladenylate synthase, with translation MAELFDLGSPQQLLQGMREARAAIARDDVIVIPTDTVYGIAANAFSADAVTRLLQAKGRTRQSPPPVLVGDVATFDALASEIPEPIRALLAAHAPGPLTVILPAQPSLQWDLGETHGTVALRVPDHEIVRELLRETGPLAVSSANRHGERAAENAAEASEQLGNEVACILDAGAVAGEASTIVDATGITGGADGRVRIVRQGGLSREAIEAVLGDLLEPQDSAGSDVESSVEATPAEVPAPATPQGEGD, from the coding sequence ATGGCTGAACTGTTTGATCTTGGCTCGCCCCAGCAGTTACTGCAGGGAATGCGGGAAGCACGCGCAGCGATCGCCCGCGATGATGTCATCGTTATCCCCACCGACACGGTGTACGGGATCGCTGCCAATGCGTTCAGCGCGGATGCGGTTACCCGCCTATTGCAAGCCAAGGGGCGAACCCGCCAATCGCCACCGCCGGTTTTGGTCGGCGATGTGGCCACCTTCGATGCGCTCGCCAGCGAGATTCCGGAGCCGATTCGAGCACTATTGGCTGCCCACGCACCCGGGCCGCTGACGGTCATTCTGCCGGCACAACCGTCGCTGCAGTGGGATCTAGGCGAAACACATGGCACAGTTGCGCTGCGCGTGCCCGACCACGAGATTGTGCGCGAGTTATTGCGCGAAACGGGGCCACTTGCTGTCTCGAGCGCGAACCGACACGGTGAGCGAGCGGCCGAGAACGCTGCCGAGGCAAGCGAGCAGCTCGGGAATGAGGTCGCCTGCATTCTCGATGCCGGAGCGGTGGCTGGTGAAGCATCAACCATCGTGGATGCGACCGGGATTACTGGTGGTGCCGATGGCAGGGTGCGAATTGTGCGTCAAGGGGGACTGTCACGCGAAGCGATCGAGGCGGTGCTCGGGGATCTTTTGGAGCCGCAGGATTCAGCCGGCAGCGATGTGGAGTCCTCGGTCGAGGCGACGCCCGCTGAGGTCCCGGCGCCGGCCACGCCGCAAGGGGAAGGTGACTAG
- the thrB gene encoding homoserine kinase yields MKPIAPGKRIRVAVPATSANLGPGFDTLGIALAVHDELEFTTLNSGELEFDIRGVGSENIPRDESHLVIHSLRHSLNALGYELPGIRLRAHNVIPHGRGMGSSGAAIVAGVVAAAALIAPDREVDRDELLSLATALEGHADNVAPCLFGGLTIAWMDANNHPHSKELMVHRGVSVLVLVPEFTLSTEVARSLQPEQVPHADAIFNLSRSALLIAALTQSPELMFDATEDRLHQHYRASAMPETASLVADLREAGFAAVVSGAGPSVLVLCEDPGARLEAAAIAEHQPSTWQALLTAIDVQGATVDDVAEHAESPQA; encoded by the coding sequence ATGAAACCGATTGCGCCGGGGAAACGCATCCGCGTAGCGGTTCCGGCAACCAGCGCAAACCTCGGGCCCGGTTTCGACACGCTCGGCATCGCTCTGGCGGTTCATGACGAGTTGGAATTCACGACCCTGAATTCCGGTGAACTTGAGTTCGACATCAGGGGAGTGGGTTCCGAAAACATCCCGCGTGATGAGTCTCATCTGGTGATTCATTCGCTGCGTCACAGCCTGAATGCGCTCGGCTACGAACTCCCTGGAATTCGGCTGCGCGCACACAATGTGATTCCGCACGGTCGGGGTATGGGATCTTCGGGCGCAGCAATCGTGGCTGGCGTGGTGGCTGCGGCAGCCCTGATTGCCCCAGACCGCGAAGTCGATCGTGACGAATTGCTCTCGCTGGCGACGGCGCTTGAAGGGCACGCCGACAACGTCGCTCCGTGCCTGTTCGGTGGCCTCACGATTGCCTGGATGGATGCGAACAACCACCCGCACTCGAAAGAGCTCATGGTTCACCGGGGCGTATCGGTGCTGGTACTGGTTCCGGAGTTCACCCTTTCCACCGAAGTGGCTCGTTCACTTCAGCCTGAGCAGGTTCCCCACGCTGATGCGATCTTTAATCTTTCGCGGTCGGCACTATTGATCGCCGCGCTGACGCAGAGCCCCGAGCTGATGTTCGATGCGACGGAAGACCGGCTCCATCAGCACTACCGCGCGTCCGCGATGCCTGAGACTGCATCCTTGGTCGCGGACCTGCGTGAAGCTGGCTTTGCCGCCGTCGTTTCCGGCGCTGGGCCGAGCGTGCTTGTGCTGTGCGAGGATCCCGGTGCTCGATTGGAAGCGGCAGCGATCGCAGAACATCAACCATCGACATGGCAGGCGCTGTTAACGGCGATCGATGTCCAGGGTGCTACAGTGGATGACGTTGCTGAACATGCGGAATCTCCGCAGGCTTAG
- the cysK gene encoding cysteine synthase A, translating to MAALYNDITEVIGGTPLVRLNSINETDANVYAKLEFTNPTSSVKDRLAWGIIRAAERDGALQPGGTIVEATSGNTGVGLAAIAAARGYRVIITMPETMSVERRIMMKVFGAELVLTPGSDGMRGAVEAANEIQASTPGAILASQFANQANVEIHRETTAEEIWRDTDGSVDVFVAGVGTGGTVTGVGQVLKDRKPEVQIIAVEPKDSPLLSEGKAGPHKIQGIGANFVPEILDRDVIDEVIPAQFDDAVTTARDLARKEGIFAGFSSGANVWAALQLAARPENAGKNIVVVIADTGERYLSSALVEDLRDN from the coding sequence ATGGCAGCTCTTTATAACGACATCACCGAGGTAATCGGTGGCACTCCCCTCGTTCGACTCAACTCGATCAACGAGACCGATGCGAACGTGTATGCAAAGTTGGAATTCACCAACCCGACCTCAAGCGTCAAGGACCGCCTTGCCTGGGGAATTATTCGCGCCGCAGAACGCGATGGCGCCCTCCAGCCGGGCGGCACGATCGTGGAAGCAACATCCGGCAACACGGGTGTGGGTCTCGCCGCCATTGCCGCTGCTCGCGGATACCGCGTGATCATCACGATGCCGGAAACCATGTCGGTTGAGCGCCGCATCATGATGAAGGTGTTCGGCGCAGAGCTCGTACTAACTCCGGGATCTGATGGCATGCGCGGCGCCGTTGAAGCTGCAAATGAGATTCAGGCGAGCACCCCGGGTGCGATTCTCGCCAGCCAGTTCGCGAACCAGGCCAATGTGGAGATTCACCGCGAGACCACCGCCGAAGAGATCTGGCGGGACACCGACGGTTCGGTCGACGTATTCGTCGCGGGTGTCGGCACGGGCGGAACGGTCACTGGTGTCGGTCAGGTGTTGAAGGACCGCAAGCCTGAGGTACAGATCATCGCCGTTGAGCCAAAGGATTCGCCGCTGCTGAGCGAAGGCAAGGCTGGGCCCCACAAGATCCAGGGAATCGGTGCGAACTTCGTGCCGGAGATTCTCGATCGTGATGTGATCGACGAGGTTATCCCCGCGCAGTTCGACGACGCCGTTACCACCGCACGTGACCTCGCACGCAAGGAAGGCATCTTCGCCGGGTTCTCCTCGGGAGCCAATGTTTGGGCAGCACTTCAGCTTGCAGCACGCCCCGAGAATGCCGGCAAGAATATCGTGGTGGTCATTGCAGACACCGGTGAGCGCTACCTTTCGAGCGCACTGGTGGAAGATTTGCGCGACAATTAG
- the lysA gene encoding diaminopimelate decarboxylase, producing MYPNNSPDDRAPAQTNPLAPHWLQVPHPDLNMLDNGIWSSTARRNDAGELTLGGVPASEIIETFGSPCYVIDEADVKARASQVRDAFTVAFGRIGAQVELHYASKALLTGHIAASMVEAGLGLDVASLGELEVALAVGVSPAVIGLHGNNKTEQTLHRAVSVGVGSIIIDSLQEVSRLEAVARALGRVQPVLVRINSGIHASTHDYLATSHEDQKFGLTLDSAREAIAQIRESEWLEFVGLHSHIGSGIFDASGFGAAAAKLMEFRAELLQHGPVPEVNLGGGFGVAYVPSDKAPAITDLAEGIAKQVAEVCASTGSDLPRFVFEPGRSIIAPTGTTLYRVGTTKDVVVTAKDGQDAVRRYVSVDGGMGDNLRPAIYGAQYCVRMANRASDAPPQLVRVVGSHCESGDVVVHNDYLPDDVAPGDVLAVPVTGAYCFSMASNYNYTPRPAIVAVRDGSAKTLVRRVEVHDLLAYDTAIQSVEGHNA from the coding sequence ATGTACCCGAATAACTCCCCGGACGACCGTGCGCCCGCACAGACGAATCCACTCGCGCCGCACTGGCTGCAGGTGCCGCATCCAGACCTCAACATGCTCGACAACGGCATCTGGTCGAGTACCGCCCGACGCAACGATGCGGGTGAGTTGACGCTCGGTGGCGTGCCAGCAAGCGAGATTATCGAAACTTTCGGCTCGCCCTGCTATGTGATCGACGAGGCAGATGTGAAGGCTCGCGCATCGCAGGTTCGTGATGCATTTACGGTAGCGTTCGGTCGTATCGGGGCGCAGGTCGAGCTCCACTACGCGTCCAAGGCGCTGCTTACCGGTCATATTGCGGCGTCGATGGTGGAAGCCGGACTCGGACTCGATGTGGCAAGCCTGGGTGAGCTCGAGGTAGCACTGGCGGTGGGAGTATCGCCGGCAGTGATTGGCCTGCACGGGAATAACAAGACCGAACAGACGCTGCATAGGGCGGTCTCCGTTGGTGTGGGCAGCATCATTATCGACTCGCTGCAGGAAGTTTCGCGTCTAGAGGCGGTGGCTCGCGCCCTCGGGCGTGTGCAGCCCGTGTTGGTGCGGATCAATAGCGGCATTCACGCATCCACGCACGACTATTTGGCAACGAGCCACGAAGATCAGAAGTTCGGGCTCACTCTGGACAGCGCGCGCGAAGCGATCGCGCAGATCCGCGAATCCGAATGGCTCGAGTTCGTCGGCCTGCACTCGCATATCGGCTCGGGCATCTTCGATGCCAGTGGGTTCGGGGCTGCAGCAGCAAAGCTGATGGAGTTCCGCGCTGAGCTGCTCCAACACGGACCGGTACCGGAAGTGAACTTGGGCGGTGGTTTCGGGGTCGCCTATGTGCCGAGTGATAAGGCCCCGGCGATCACCGACCTCGCAGAGGGAATTGCGAAACAGGTTGCGGAAGTTTGCGCCAGTACCGGCAGCGACCTTCCGAGGTTCGTATTCGAGCCTGGACGCAGCATCATCGCACCTACCGGTACCACGCTGTACCGAGTGGGTACAACGAAGGATGTCGTCGTGACCGCCAAGGACGGTCAGGACGCAGTTCGCCGGTATGTTTCGGTTGACGGTGGGATGGGGGACAACCTGCGGCCGGCAATTTACGGCGCCCAGTACTGCGTGCGGATGGCGAATCGTGCCTCGGACGCACCTCCACAGCTCGTTCGCGTGGTCGGTAGCCACTGCGAATCAGGCGATGTGGTGGTGCACAACGATTATTTGCCGGATGATGTTGCGCCCGGAGACGTATTGGCCGTTCCGGTGACCGGGGCATATTGCTTCTCCATGGCGAGTAACTACAACTACACACCGCGGCCGGCAATCGTTGCGGTGCGCGACGGGTCAGCGAAGACACTGGTTCGGCGGGTCGAGGTTCACGATCTGCTGGCATATGACACGGCAATCCAAAGCGTGGAAGGACACAACGCATGA
- the prfA gene encoding peptide chain release factor 1 has protein sequence MSSRAEFVDSLTLLREEHADLQEQLADPELHANPARAKKVSRRYAELSQILAADDRLVQLENDLEAAKELAKEDELFAEEAEQTQTRVAEQTEKLRRLLIPRDPDDGRDVIMEIKGGEGGEESALFAADLLRMYSHYAESRGWKVEMLDATTSDLGGYKDVQVAIKSNSNDPAEGVWASLKYEGGVHRVQRVPATESQGRIHTSTTGVLVFPEVDEPEEVQIDQNDLKIDVYRSSGPGGQSVNTTDSAVRITHLPTGIVVSMQNEKSQIQNRAAAMRVLQARLLARQQEERAAAEADARQSQIRSMDRSERIRTYNFPENRIADHRTGYKAYNLDQVLQGSLGPVIESAVLADEEARLAQLGDTA, from the coding sequence ATGAGCAGTAGAGCGGAGTTTGTGGATTCCTTGACGCTGCTGCGCGAAGAACACGCTGATTTGCAGGAGCAGCTGGCCGACCCAGAACTGCACGCGAATCCGGCTCGCGCCAAGAAGGTGAGCCGGCGCTATGCCGAGCTCTCGCAGATCCTCGCGGCCGATGACCGGCTCGTGCAGCTCGAGAACGACCTTGAGGCGGCGAAGGAACTGGCCAAAGAGGATGAACTATTCGCTGAGGAAGCGGAGCAGACACAAACGCGCGTGGCCGAACAGACCGAGAAATTGCGTCGGTTGCTGATTCCACGCGATCCGGATGACGGTCGTGACGTCATCATGGAGATCAAAGGTGGTGAAGGTGGCGAGGAGTCGGCGTTGTTCGCCGCCGACCTGCTTCGCATGTACAGCCACTATGCGGAATCACGCGGTTGGAAGGTCGAGATGCTCGACGCCACGACGAGTGACCTGGGTGGATACAAGGACGTCCAGGTAGCGATTAAGTCGAACTCGAATGACCCCGCCGAAGGCGTTTGGGCCTCGCTGAAGTACGAGGGCGGTGTGCACCGTGTTCAGCGCGTGCCCGCTACGGAATCGCAGGGACGCATCCACACATCGACAACCGGTGTACTGGTGTTCCCCGAAGTTGACGAACCAGAAGAAGTTCAGATTGATCAGAACGATCTAAAGATCGATGTGTATCGCTCCTCTGGTCCCGGTGGACAGTCGGTGAACACCACCGACTCCGCGGTTCGAATTACCCACTTGCCGACGGGCATCGTGGTGTCGATGCAGAACGAGAAATCGCAGATTCAGAACCGTGCAGCCGCGATGCGCGTCTTGCAGGCTCGATTGCTTGCTCGTCAGCAGGAAGAACGCGCGGCAGCCGAGGCTGATGCTCGGCAGTCGCAGATTCGCTCCATGGATCGCTCGGAACGTATCCGCACCTACAACTTCCCGGAGAACCGCATCGCCGATCACCGCACCGGGTACAAGGCATACAACCTTGACCAGGTACTGCAGGGATCGTTGGGGCCAGTCATCGAATCGGCCGTGCTCGCCGATGAGGAAGCGCGACTGGCGCAGCTCGGAGACACAGCGTAA